Below is a window of Helicobacter sp. MIT 05-5293 DNA.
AGCAGAATAAGAGGCAGATTCAAAGGCGACATAGGGAAAAATAGGAGTGATATGAGATTTGAGATAAGATTTAGAATCTATAAGGCGATGATAGGCGCAAAAAGCGTAAGGGTGAGAGTGTAGATTCTTTCTACTTACCCCCCCCCCCGCTAGATTCTTGATTATTTGCACTCAAGATGACTTGGGATTTGCAAATCACTTTCGTATGAGGCGGGACATCTTTGACTATCACCGCTCCCGCGCCAATCATTGCGTTTTCACCAATCGTAACGCCGGGCAGAATCGTAGCATTTGCCCCGATACTCGCACCTTTTTTGATAATAGTGCTTAAAAACTCGCTCGGATAGGCTTTTGAGCGTGGGTATTTGTCATTGCAAAAGCTCACATTAGGACCGATAAAGACATTATCTTCAATCGTGATTCCGTCCCACACTTGCACACCGCATTTGATTGTTACATTATCGCCGATTTTCACATCATTTTCGATAAAGCAATGAGAGCAGATATTGCAATTCTCACCGATTTTTGCAAGTGGTAGCACCACGCAAAACTGCCAGATTCTAGTTCCTTGCCCGATATTTTGGCTTTGCACATCAGAGAGAGGGTGTATCATCATTTTATTCATACGCACCCCTTGCCATATTGCGAAAGTTTGCGCAAATAAAATGATAGAAAATAAAAAGTTGGAAAAATCGTGAGAGGGGAGTGAATCTTGCCGATAAAGACAAGAGGATAAAGGGCAAGAAAAAAGCTACATATTCCCCCCCCCCGCAGCTAATTCGTAAAAACTATGCACGATTGTGCGTCCGCCAAATCCTTCTTTTTGGGCTATCAAGCCTTGATTAAGAAATAAGCCATTGTTTTCAGTAGAGATACCAAAGTCAAAGTAGGTTTTACTTGTCGCGTAAGATTCTATCAAGGTTTTAAGGAGCAAGTCTAATGCGCCGATTTCGCGCCCTTGTTCATTGACTGCCAAATATTGCGTATGCACAAGATGAGGGTAAATAAAAAGCAAAGTCCCAGCAAGGATTGTATCTGCTTTTGTGGCGATAAAAAGCTTGATTTCATCAGGGAAAGAAGAGCGCAGTAGGGATAATTCCTCTGCATTATGCACTGCATTAGCATTGTGCCGCTGCCGCAAGACTTCATTGACAAGTGCGATAAAGCTTGTCATATCTTCACTTTCTTGCACGACCACATCGTGCTTGAGTGCTTTTTTCGCCCCGCGTTTTCTTAGTTCGCCCATTTTGAATGGATTTCTAAACTCTATCGCAGCCGAACAATCTACACGATAGAGCTTAGCCTCATTCACAAAGAGGGCATATAAATCCTCTTGCGCAGGATTTTGATGATAAATATAAGGGATTGCTTTGTAATATAGCTTAGCAAATCCGTTTTGGCGCATATACTCTCGCAAACACTCAAAACACTCACACATTTTGCCTTGTCGCATAGAATCTGTGGTGATAAATCCGCCAAAAGTAAGCCCTTGATGCGAATAAAGACTATCATCTTGCGTGTTGAGAGGCAAAAGTGCTAAAAGTTTGTCATTATCATAAAATAGCAAAGAATGATCACTAAATCTGTCTGAATGATAGTCCATATAGTTTCTATCAAACATAAAAAGCCCATTTTTAGCATTGCGATTAAAATCATTCCAAGTAGATTTGAGAGTAGGAGAGTAGGGCTTGATACTAATCATCTAGCCCCCTTTTGCTCATACGATAGGCAAGGGCAACAAAAAGCAAGAAAGAGGAGAAAATTACATAATATTCCCCCCCCCCCGCAGCTAATTCGTAAAAGCTATGCACGATAGTGCGTCCGCCAAATCCTTCTTTTTGGGCTATCAAGCCTTGATTGAGAATCCAGCCATTGTTTTCAGTAGAGATACCAAAGTCAAAGTAGGTTTTACTTGTCGCGTAAGATTCTATCAAGGTTTTAAGGAGCAAATCCAACGCGCCGATTTCGCGCCCTTGTTCATTAGTAGCAAGGTATTGTGTGTGAATGAGATTCTCATAAACAAACAACAATGCAGCCGCAAGCATTTCACCTGATTTTTGTGCGATAAAAAGTTGGATAGATTCGGGGAATCTCGCGCTTAAAAGCTCTAGTTCTTGCGCACTATGCACGGCTTTTGTATGGTGTCGGCTTGATAAGACGCTATTAAGCAATGTGATAAAATGTGAAAAATTATGCGAAGATTCTATCTGCACATTCTCTCTTTTGGCGCGTGAGATTTGTGCCTTGCGCCCTTTGGGCAAAGCAATCCTATCGTTTAAAGCAATCGTTGAGGAGCAATCCACGCGATAAAGATGCGCATTGTGCGTGAAAAGTGCGTATAAGTCTTCTTGTGCGGGGAGTTTGTGATAAATGTATGGGATAGGCTTATAAATGAGACGCGCAATATGGTGTGCGGACATATATTCGCGTAAGATTCTGAAGCATTCGCACATTTTTTCTTGCTTCATCGTGGTGCTTGTGATAAACCCGCCAAAGGTTAGCCCCTGATGAGAATACAAGACATCATCTTTGAGATTGAGCGGAAGCAAGGCAAGGAGCTTTTCGTCCTCATAAAATAGCAAAGAATGGTCTTTGAATCGGTCTGAATGATAGTCCATATAGTTTCTATCAAACATAAAAAGCCCATTTTTGGCTGACGCATTAAAGTCATTCCATAGGGTTTTAGAATCTTTGCAATATTGCCGGATATGAATCACTCTTTGTTCCTTGTAAAATTTCATTATCATTTGTGAATCTCTCTACTTTTAGCCACAATTCTGTCGCGATAATACCCAATTAAAATTTAAAGTTTAATTTATAAAGTTATCACTGCACAAGCTCTGCATACCCAAATCCGCCCTTGCCCATACCATTGCCACCATAGAAGCAATAAGTCTTCTCGCCCACTTCTAAAAGCGTAGGATAGCAAGCCATTTGAGAATCAAATCCATTTTGTGAGGGCTCTAAACCACATTGCTTATCTTTGCGCTCCCAAGTGATTCCATCTAGGCTTGTCGCATAGCCCGACTTGTATTCTTTGGCGGTGCTATCCGAAGTATAAAACATAGCATAGCCTCCCTTGCTTTTATAGACTTTTGGGCGTCCGATTCTGTATTCACTCCCCACACATTGCACACAAGTTTTCCCCTCATTTCCAAAAGTAATGCCATCTTTGGATTCTATATATTTGATAAAATAAGTCGGATAAGGGATATTCTCAATCCAAGTCCATTGGTGAATCACCGAATACCATACCCTAAAAATCCCATTTTCATATATCACACTATGGATACACCGCCCGAAAATCCCCTCATTGCTCCTATCAAGCACAGGCGTTTTTTGAATCCTCGCAAAAGATTCTCCATTATCTTCGCTCACCGCCAAGCCGGAAAAAGCAAAGAATTTCGCCTTTTGTGGAATCTGAAAAGCGACATAATACATATAGATTTTATCCTTGATGCGCAACACATCGCCGAGTATGATTCCATTATCATCAAAGCAGCCATTTTCCCCGATGTCTAGCACAGGGCTTTGTGAGATTTTTAAAATATTTTTGGGATTCTTAGCGTCCAAATCCACATAACCAATCCGACCTACGCCCTTTGCGTCTCGAAAAGAAGCGTAGATTCTGATTGTATCAGCATTAAGCAAAAAGGGTTGAGGAGTAAGTGCGGTATTGTCTATCCAGTGGTTTTCTTTATTGGGGCAATAGATGAGCCCCTTTTTCTCCCATTTCATGATGCTTTAGCTCCGCGTAGCCAAAGCCGCTCTTGCCGCAACCATTGCCATTGTAAAGCATATAATGCCCCCCCCCCGCTGCATTTATCAGATAGGGATAACTTAGATTCTCACTATCCCAGCCTGTTTGCGAGAGTTCTATCCCAGCTTTTTCGTCTTGTCTGTCCCAATGAATACCATCATCTGACTCTGCATAGCCGATATAATAGCCACGCGAATAGGTGCGAATGGAGTAATACATTTTGTATTTGTCTTGTTCTTTCCACACAAAGGGTCGCCCAAACCCATGTTCATCGTCATTTTTGTATTGAAGACACACGATAGATTCATTATTCCAATGGATTCCGTCATTGGATTCTGTCGTTTTCATTATGTAGTAAGGCTTTAATTTACCTTGAGCCATTGTCCAGCCTTGTTTATGGCTTGCGACATACCACATTCTGAATCTGTCTTTATCTTTTATCACATTTACGCCACATCGCGCATAGACTTCATCGTGGATTCTGTCTAAAATAGGTGATTTTGAATAGCGCGTGAAGCTCTCTCCATTATTTTTGCTGATAGCAAGTCCGCAAAACATATAATAAGGCACTT
It encodes the following:
- a CDS encoding acyltransferase, encoding MIHPLSDVQSQNIGQGTRIWQFCVVLPLAKIGENCNICSHCFIENDVKIGDNVTIKCGVQVWDGITIEDNVFIGPNVSFCNDKYPRSKAYPSEFLSTIIKKGASIGANATILPGVTIGENAMIGAGAVIVKDVPPHTKVICKSQVILSANNQESSGGGGK
- a CDS encoding GNAT family N-acetyltransferase, which produces MISIKPYSPTLKSTWNDFNRNAKNGLFMFDRNYMDYHSDRFSDHSLLFYDNDKLLALLPLNTQDDSLYSHQGLTFGGFITTDSMRQGKMCECFECLREYMRQNGFAKLYYKAIPYIYHQNPAQEDLYALFVNEAKLYRVDCSAAIEFRNPFKMGELRKRGAKKALKHDVVVQESEDMTSFIALVNEVLRQRHNANAVHNAEELSLLRSSFPDEIKLFIATKADTILAGTLLFIYPHLVHTQYLAVNEQGREIGALDLLLKTLIESYATSKTYFDFGISTENNGLFLNQGLIAQKEGFGGRTIVHSFYELAAGGGNM
- a CDS encoding GNAT family N-acetyltransferase produces the protein MIHIRQYCKDSKTLWNDFNASAKNGLFMFDRNYMDYHSDRFKDHSLLFYEDEKLLALLPLNLKDDVLYSHQGLTFGGFITSTTMKQEKMCECFRILREYMSAHHIARLIYKPIPYIYHKLPAQEDLYALFTHNAHLYRVDCSSTIALNDRIALPKGRKAQISRAKRENVQIESSHNFSHFITLLNSVLSSRHHTKAVHSAQELELLSARFPESIQLFIAQKSGEMLAAALLFVYENLIHTQYLATNEQGREIGALDLLLKTLIESYATSKTYFDFGISTENNGWILNQGLIAQKEGFGGRTIVHSFYELAAGGGEYYVIFSSFLLFVALAYRMSKRGLDD